The Eleutherodactylus coqui strain aEleCoq1 chromosome 13, aEleCoq1.hap1, whole genome shotgun sequence genome includes a window with the following:
- the HCK gene encoding tyrosine-protein kinase HCK, whose translation MGCIKSRPAANVPSKIWEVVPKTEPGHYVKDPTSPIGANKHKENAGGGGDDPIILVALYDYDAVHPDDVTFQKGDNLQLLEESGEWWRARLIRTGKEGFIPSNYVGRVNSLESEEWYFKGVGRKEAERQLLSPENQAGAFMIRDSETMKGCYSLSVSDYNAQSGNMVKHYKIRTLDNGGFYVSPRKTFSSLHELVAYYKGNMDGLCQYLKEPCKTARPQKPWEKDAWEVPRESLKLEKKLGAGQFGDVWLATYSGHTQVAVKTMKPGTMSPEAFLEEANLMKTLQHDRLVRLHAVVTQEEPIYIITEYMEKGSLLDFLKSQEGNYLTLPQLIDFSAQIAEGMWFIEQKNYIHRDLRAANCLVSAAMACKIADFGLARVIEDCEYTAREGAKFPIKWTAPEAANYGSFTIKSDVWSFGILMTEIITYGRTPYPGMSNLEVITALERGYRMPCPASCPQEFYGIMLQCWQQNPEQRPTFEYLQGILEDFFTATESQYQQQP comes from the exons AATAAACACAAGGAGAACGCCGGCGGGGGAG GTGATGATCCCATCATCCTCGTGGCTTTGTACGATTATGACGCCGTGCACCCGGATGATGTGACGTTTCAGAAAGGAGATAATTTGCAGCTCCTTGAGGA GTCCGGGGAGTGGTGGAGAGCCCGCTTGATTCGTACAGGCAAAGAAGGCTTTATCCCCAGCAATTATGTGGGACGGGTCAACTCCTTGGAGTCTGAAGA ATGGTATTTCAAAGGTGTCGGCAGGAAAGAAGCCGAGCGGCAGCTCCTGTCCCCCGAGAACCAGGCCGGCGCGTTCATGATACGAGACAGTGAGACCATGAAGG GCTGTTACTCCCTATCGGTTAGCGACTACAACGCTCAGTCGGGGAACATGGTGAAGCATTACAAGATCCGCACTCTGGACAACGGCGGATTCTACGTCTCCCCGCGGAAAACCTTCAGCTCTCTCCATGAACTGGTCGCCTACTACAAAG GTAATATGGACGGATTGTGCCAGTATCTCAAGGAACCTTGTAAGACGGCTCGCCCACAGAAGCCCTGGGAGAAGGACGCCTGGGAGGTGCCGAGGGAGTCGCTGAAACTGGAGAAGAAGCTCGGAGCCGGACAGTTTGGAGATGTCTGGTTGG CCACGTACAGCGGGCACACACAGGTCGCTGTGAAGACCATGAAGCCGGGCACTATGTCTCCTGAGGCCTTCCTGGAAGAAGCCAACCTGATGAAGACCCTCCAGCACGACCGCCTCGTCCGCCTCCACGCGGTCGTCACCCAGGAGGAGCCCATATACATCATCACCGAGTACATGGAGAAGGGCAGCCTGCTAGACTTCCTCAAGAGCCAGGAGGGGAATTACCTGACGCTGCCGCAGCTCATCGACTTCTCCGCCCAG ATCGCGGAGGGAATGTGGTTCATCGAACAGAAGAATTACATCCACCGGGATCTGAGAGCCGCGAACTGCTTGGTGTCCGCAGCGATGGCGTGTAAAATCGCAGACTTCGGGTTGGCTCGTGTGATTGAGGACTGCGAGTATACAGCACGAGAAG GTGCCAAGTTTCCCATTAAATGGACGGCGCCCGAGGCAGCAAATTACGGCTCCTTCACCATCAAATCCGACGTCTGGTCATTTGGCATTTTAATGACTGAAATTATCACCTATGGGAGGACCCCGTATCCAG GAATGTCCAATCTGGAAGTGATCACCGCTCTGGAGCGCGGGTATCGCATGCCGTGCCCAGCCAGCTGCCCTCAGGAGTTTTATGGCATCATGCTGCAGTGCTGGCAGCAAAACCCAGAGCAGCGACCAACCTTTGAATATCTGCAGGGCATCCTGGAGGATTTCTTCACTGCCACGGAAAGCCAATACCAGCAGCAGCCATGA